A window of the Bacillus sp. A301a_S52 genome harbors these coding sequences:
- a CDS encoding aspartate aminotransferase family protein, with translation MRTFAIKNKIKLDHLSGNGIRFEIDGESYIDAASGTFNLPLGYNHPEMVDALTEQIKKASHASSTYTKPIVENGFSKLLDEAPENINKIFMRDLTGSSANEAAIKMAMKSSGKTGVLSLMLSHHGQTALTTSISGNAFRRESFPSLNYHESLKVPAPYCHRCFYGKTYPDCGLLCAERINDFIEYSTSNQVACMIIEPVMGNGGNIVPPKEYFQLIRKICDENDIILISDEVQTGLGRTGHMFASNHFDMKPNIITLAKGLGGIGIPVAAVLMESRLEVFESYEHSFTSGANLLAISAAQTYLDVLEKENILEQVRKNGELLGEELTELMNQYPFISDVRGLGYMWGLEISDREGHEDPKMTQKIVETSLKNGLILRSSRYGFGNVVKVRPPLITSKADIYEIIEMLKKSLDEVI, from the coding sequence ATGAGGACATTTGCCATTAAGAACAAAATTAAATTAGACCACTTATCAGGCAATGGAATTAGATTTGAGATCGATGGAGAAAGTTATATCGATGCAGCATCAGGTACTTTTAACTTACCGCTGGGCTACAATCACCCCGAAATGGTAGATGCATTAACAGAACAGATCAAAAAGGCTAGTCATGCGAGTTCAACTTACACAAAACCAATTGTTGAAAATGGGTTTAGCAAGTTACTTGATGAAGCTCCAGAAAATATTAATAAAATCTTTATGAGAGATCTGACGGGGTCAAGCGCAAATGAAGCAGCCATTAAGATGGCGATGAAATCAAGTGGGAAAACGGGTGTATTAAGCTTGATGTTATCACATCATGGACAGACAGCATTGACCACATCCATTTCGGGCAACGCATTTCGAAGAGAATCTTTTCCATCTTTAAATTATCATGAGTCGCTTAAAGTACCTGCACCTTATTGTCACCGCTGCTTTTACGGAAAAACTTACCCAGATTGTGGCCTTTTATGTGCAGAAAGAATTAATGATTTTATCGAGTATTCCACATCAAATCAAGTAGCTTGTATGATTATTGAGCCTGTCATGGGGAACGGAGGGAACATTGTTCCTCCAAAAGAATACTTTCAATTAATTCGTAAAATATGTGATGAGAACGATATCATTCTAATCTCTGATGAAGTTCAGACAGGACTTGGTAGAACAGGCCATATGTTTGCTAGTAATCACTTTGACATGAAACCTAATATCATCACTTTAGCGAAAGGATTAGGGGGGATTGGTATACCAGTTGCTGCTGTTCTCATGGAATCACGTTTGGAAGTGTTTGAAAGCTATGAACACTCATTTACTTCAGGAGCCAACTTATTAGCCATATCAGCCGCACAAACTTATTTAGATGTACTGGAAAAAGAAAATATCCTTGAACAGGTAAGAAAAAACGGGGAATTATTAGGAGAAGAATTAACTGAATTGATGAATCAGTACCCGTTTATCTCTGATGTTAGGGGATTAGGGTACATGTGGGGATTGGAAATTTCCGATCGTGAGGGGCATGAAGATCCAAAAATGACACAAAAAATAGTGGAAACAAGTCTTAAAAATGGGTTAATCCTTCGTTCCTCTCGTTATGGCTTTGGGAATGTTGTCAAAGTACGCCCTCCGCTTATAACTAGTAAAGCTGACATATATGAGATCATCGAGATGTTAAAAAAATCATTAGATGAAGTGATATAG
- a CDS encoding alcohol dehydrogenase catalytic domain-containing protein: protein MLGVVYNGPWDVKVQDKKMDLTILPDEVLIKVKMTGICGTDLNIITGKYEAAIPGTILGHETVGEVIQIGESVPNLQVGDRVVVDPTYYCGHCRFCRTNRKNHCESKTQLETGVSSDGAFTSYHKTKYPFLYKLPDNLSYEVATLTEPLSCVLTGVRCLTLHTAMNIVVIGGGPMGLLYSLALAAKGYSGVVVENQIKRQHLVKDVIDRKWRLATNLKETLDVFGGAGTQIDVVIDTSGCAVHDYLNHLSRGGQVLSIALKQQVVGIDLGWIADESISFYGSIDSLNNSFNEALALLANAAIPGSKLITHKLPIKKFHQAVKLLGLSLEDEAFRACDAAIKILVEPEGEENET from the coding sequence ATGTTAGGAGTTGTTTATAACGGCCCATGGGACGTCAAAGTTCAGGACAAAAAAATGGATCTCACCATATTGCCGGATGAAGTGTTGATAAAGGTAAAAATGACAGGCATTTGTGGAACAGACCTTAATATTATAACAGGTAAATATGAAGCAGCTATACCTGGCACCATTCTTGGTCATGAGACGGTAGGAGAAGTTATTCAAATAGGTGAATCTGTCCCGAACCTTCAGGTGGGAGATCGTGTTGTTGTAGACCCCACATATTATTGTGGTCATTGTCGGTTCTGTAGAACTAATCGAAAAAACCATTGTGAATCGAAAACGCAATTGGAAACAGGGGTAAGCAGTGACGGTGCTTTTACAAGTTATCACAAAACAAAATACCCTTTCTTGTATAAGCTGCCAGACAACTTAAGTTATGAAGTAGCTACCCTGACAGAGCCGCTTAGTTGTGTCTTAACAGGGGTAAGGTGCCTAACGCTTCATACCGCTATGAACATCGTTGTTATCGGTGGGGGACCGATGGGATTATTATATAGTTTGGCTTTAGCGGCAAAAGGATATTCAGGTGTCGTGGTAGAAAATCAGATTAAAAGACAACATCTAGTAAAAGATGTGATAGATCGTAAATGGAGATTGGCGACGAACTTAAAAGAAACGTTAGACGTGTTTGGAGGGGCAGGCACTCAAATAGATGTGGTGATCGATACTTCAGGTTGCGCTGTTCATGACTACTTAAATCATCTATCTAGAGGTGGTCAAGTATTATCTATTGCTCTAAAGCAACAAGTGGTTGGGATTGACCTTGGTTGGATTGCAGATGAAAGTATCAGCTTTTATGGCTCGATAGATAGTCTGAACAACTCTTTCAATGAAGCTTTAGCATTATTAGCAAACGCTGCTATTCCTGGCTCTAAATTAATTACTCATAAATTACCAATTAAAAAATTTCATCAAGCAGTAAAACTTTTAGGACTGTCCCTTGAAGATGAAGCATTTCGAGCATGTGATGCAGCGATAAAGATACTCGTTGAACCAGAAGGAGAGGAAAATGAGACATAA
- a CDS encoding HAD family phosphatase, whose translation MRHKHHFEAVIFDIDGVLVDSEHYHHQAVNDICSEISHVISIDKSKELIGLSLEETFDQLQLRRVTTNKSEWMQKVEERYLQIIDREMERPYASELIKALKISGVKIACVTTANRKVAEANLKIIGVLESISCLITRESVANTKPDPEPYMKALHKLTVSPEHALVVEDSAIGVQAALAAHVGTVLFYPHHMSNVQDMQDPVIKINRFTDYSFFNRTLSQFVNI comes from the coding sequence ATGAGACATAAACATCACTTTGAGGCTGTTATTTTCGATATCGACGGAGTATTAGTTGACAGTGAACATTATCATCATCAAGCAGTCAATGATATATGCAGCGAAATAAGTCATGTCATATCAATCGATAAAAGTAAAGAGTTAATAGGTTTAAGTTTAGAAGAGACGTTTGATCAACTTCAACTACGACGTGTTACCACTAATAAAAGTGAGTGGATGCAAAAAGTAGAAGAGAGATATTTGCAAATCATAGATCGTGAAATGGAACGTCCTTATGCTTCTGAATTGATAAAGGCGCTGAAAATATCAGGTGTAAAGATAGCATGTGTCACAACAGCAAATCGAAAAGTGGCAGAAGCAAACTTGAAAATAATAGGAGTGTTAGAAAGTATCTCTTGTTTAATTACTAGGGAAAGTGTTGCAAACACCAAGCCTGATCCAGAGCCGTACATGAAAGCTTTGCACAAGTTGACGGTTTCTCCTGAGCACGCATTAGTAGTGGAGGATAGTGCAATAGGTGTACAAGCAGCTCTTGCTGCACATGTTGGAACAGTTTTATTTTACCCACATCACATGTCTAACGTTCAAGACATGCAAGATCCCGTTATCAAAATCAACCGATTTACAGACTATTCATTTTTTAATCGAACGCTGTCTCAGTTTGTAAACATATAA
- a CDS encoding alpha-amylase codes for MSEVTSSKRENFEQIYRFVEEKRFEKNKVDFWIPKTWNEIDYGDAEREQSGQIKVNPFHFFFSLFQYISDGSNNQNDKQTLEYREPTIYSSLVRYTAAWDYNRDGHIESGTFLRMIILLPLLKKMGVNILYLLPVNEYSDMYPKGDLGSPYAIKNYFHLDVNLHDPLLDDLKGFTIHQEFKALVEACHMQGIKVVQDFIPKTAARNSALLYDHPDWFYWIYKKYESGFRPPKIPGVGVFEECTHAHLERVYTALETEGHLRKFSSSPDVINPELWDKLKKQSTQTGEDLLELIEREFEITTAPAHSDWINDEQPVWTDITFLRFYLDVAPEVRPYLDSHQPPYVLFDTIKSNLFPGEVPNHLLWELLEEVITFNLVEYGVDGFRIDIGHALPVPLLQHLFHIVREEKPDAILISEELFNKNHKRTFEYGYTMMLGSGWEMMTRLNKPDLIGYIKELPSLKLPIFACSETADTPRIVSRPGGVKLARAMAVFNHFLPNGVPFITTGQEVNERQPLNCGLSDNTGGESIPRAFFNKMIIDWNNQGAPAMIHLFKSLDTCKKKHRDLLLVENFFVADSPEELVIYGYENEEHVLLLCLNIGDQRSYVTLNQIVFSYFSYDMMIHTEEQIAKRSVNHSELIRINPLQAVIFTGMKSVE; via the coding sequence ATGAGTGAAGTGACATCGAGTAAACGAGAGAATTTTGAGCAAATATATCGGTTTGTAGAAGAAAAACGTTTTGAAAAAAACAAGGTGGACTTTTGGATTCCGAAAACATGGAATGAAATCGACTATGGGGATGCTGAAAGGGAGCAATCTGGGCAGATCAAAGTGAACCCTTTTCATTTTTTCTTTTCATTATTTCAATATATATCGGATGGCTCTAACAATCAAAACGATAAACAAACGTTAGAATATCGAGAGCCAACCATCTATTCATCGCTTGTAAGGTACACGGCGGCATGGGATTATAATCGAGATGGTCATATTGAATCAGGAACTTTTTTACGGATGATTATTTTATTACCCCTATTGAAAAAAATGGGGGTAAACATCCTATACCTACTTCCTGTTAATGAATATAGTGACATGTATCCAAAAGGTGACTTAGGATCTCCTTATGCAATTAAAAATTATTTTCATTTGGATGTAAACTTACATGACCCTCTCTTAGATGATTTAAAAGGGTTTACGATTCATCAGGAATTTAAAGCTTTGGTAGAAGCGTGTCACATGCAGGGCATAAAAGTTGTTCAAGATTTTATCCCAAAAACGGCGGCCAGGAACAGCGCATTACTATATGATCATCCGGATTGGTTCTATTGGATCTATAAAAAATATGAAAGTGGATTTCGGCCGCCAAAAATACCAGGGGTAGGTGTATTCGAAGAATGTACGCATGCCCACCTCGAACGGGTATATACAGCTCTTGAGACAGAGGGACATTTAAGAAAATTTTCCTCTTCACCAGATGTGATAAATCCAGAGTTGTGGGATAAATTGAAAAAACAATCGACACAAACGGGAGAAGATTTACTAGAGTTAATAGAAAGGGAGTTTGAGATTACGACAGCACCAGCACATTCAGATTGGATAAACGACGAACAACCTGTATGGACAGATATTACTTTTTTAAGGTTTTATTTAGATGTGGCACCAGAAGTACGTCCCTATTTGGACTCACATCAACCCCCTTATGTACTATTCGATACGATAAAATCAAATCTGTTTCCAGGAGAAGTGCCTAACCATTTACTTTGGGAGCTTTTAGAAGAAGTCATCACATTTAATTTAGTAGAGTACGGGGTTGATGGATTTAGAATAGATATTGGGCATGCTTTACCAGTGCCCTTGTTGCAACACTTGTTTCACATTGTACGAGAAGAGAAGCCGGATGCAATTTTAATTAGTGAAGAGCTTTTTAACAAAAATCATAAGAGGACGTTTGAATATGGTTACACCATGATGCTTGGTAGTGGCTGGGAGATGATGACTAGGTTGAACAAGCCGGATCTTATTGGCTATATCAAAGAGTTACCATCATTAAAGTTGCCTATATTTGCTTGTTCCGAAACAGCCGATACACCGAGAATAGTTAGTAGACCCGGTGGAGTGAAATTGGCACGGGCTATGGCAGTATTTAATCATTTTCTACCAAATGGTGTTCCGTTTATTACGACGGGGCAAGAAGTAAATGAACGACAACCGTTGAATTGTGGACTCTCAGATAATACTGGTGGGGAAAGTATCCCAAGAGCTTTTTTCAATAAAATGATCATTGATTGGAACAATCAAGGTGCTCCTGCGATGATTCACCTATTTAAAAGTTTAGATACATGTAAAAAAAAGCATCGAGACTTATTGCTCGTCGAAAATTTTTTTGTGGCAGACTCGCCTGAGGAACTGGTAATCTATGGCTATGAAAATGAAGAGCACGTACTACTCTTATGTTTAAATATAGGGGATCAAAGATCTTATGTAACACTAAACCAAATTGTTTTTTCATATTTTTCTTATGACATGATGATTCATACAGAAGAACAAATTGCCAAGCGAAGTGTTAATCATAGCGAGCTTATCAGGATTAATCCACTTCAAGCTGTCATTTTTACAGGAATGAAAAGTGTGGAGTGA
- a CDS encoding MATE family efflux transporter: MDKTFLKTVLAIAIPVSLQGVIMASLNMTDQVMIGQLGDASISAVGISNKLFRILLFVLTGIASGVSIYVAQYWGSKDRSRVKQVLGLGLVIGGAICLPFAIMIFFFNQQIMSLFTKDMAIIEAGSIYLQIVSLSYIPMMLTVIYSAVLRSTRHAQLPMIMSGVSVGLNVLLNYMLIFGNFGLPELGIQGAAVGTFIARTIEFTMMLAIIYVRRLPGAYSILNVFQIDKVLMKKFAITTYPIVLTEFFWATGEATYGVVYGRMGTSEITAMAVSEPIQLLSIGLASGIASAATVLVGNLLGGNQNDEAFLYAKRLFKMGLIVTISLSGLIILCASVYVSLYQISPEAHDLSIAVIIVFALLFWVKVSNMIVAHGVLASGGDTKYLLVIDTTTTWGFGVPVAFISAFMFGLPVYWVYFLLTLEEVIRLGLGLRRLYSKKWIRNLVEPQKDISG, translated from the coding sequence ATGGATAAGACGTTTTTGAAAACGGTATTAGCGATAGCTATACCGGTTTCTTTACAAGGTGTCATTATGGCCTCACTTAATATGACAGACCAAGTAATGATTGGTCAACTAGGTGATGCATCGATCTCTGCGGTAGGTATTTCAAATAAACTCTTTCGAATTTTGCTATTTGTTTTAACAGGTATAGCCTCAGGTGTATCTATTTATGTGGCACAATACTGGGGAAGTAAAGATCGATCAAGGGTTAAGCAAGTGTTGGGCTTGGGCTTAGTCATTGGTGGCGCGATTTGTTTGCCCTTTGCCATCATGATATTCTTTTTCAACCAGCAGATAATGAGTTTGTTTACGAAGGATATGGCCATTATCGAAGCAGGAAGTATCTACTTGCAAATTGTCAGTTTAAGTTATATACCAATGATGTTAACGGTCATCTATTCAGCTGTTTTACGGAGTACACGACATGCCCAATTGCCTATGATTATGAGCGGTGTTTCTGTTGGGCTCAATGTATTATTGAATTACATGCTTATTTTCGGAAATTTTGGTTTGCCTGAATTAGGTATTCAAGGGGCTGCAGTTGGAACATTCATTGCACGAACAATTGAATTTACCATGATGCTGGCTATTATATATGTCCGTCGCCTACCAGGTGCCTATTCCATTTTGAACGTGTTTCAAATTGATAAAGTTTTAATGAAAAAATTCGCTATCACTACCTACCCCATTGTGTTAACTGAATTCTTTTGGGCAACAGGTGAAGCAACGTACGGTGTGGTTTATGGACGGATGGGAACGAGTGAGATTACAGCAATGGCTGTATCAGAACCGATTCAATTATTAAGTATTGGCTTAGCATCTGGTATTGCAAGTGCCGCTACCGTTTTAGTAGGAAATTTGTTAGGTGGCAATCAGAATGATGAGGCATTTTTATATGCCAAACGATTGTTTAAAATGGGTTTGATCGTTACGATCAGCTTATCTGGTTTGATTATTTTATGCGCAAGTGTATATGTGTCGTTGTATCAAATTTCTCCTGAAGCACATGATCTTTCCATTGCCGTTATTATTGTTTTTGCACTATTATTTTGGGTCAAAGTGTCAAATATGATTGTGGCTCATGGTGTTTTAGCTAGTGGAGGTGATACAAAATATTTGCTTGTAATTGATACGACAACGACTTGGGGATTTGGGGTACCTGTAGCATTCATATCTGCGTTTATGTTTGGGTTGCCAGTCTACTGGGTGTATTTCCTGCTTACATTAGAAGAAGTCATTCGACTGGGACTTGGATTAAGAAGACTCTATTCGAAGAAGTGGATTCGTAATTTAGTAGAACCTCAAAAAGATATAAGTGGGTAA
- a CDS encoding helix-turn-helix transcriptional regulator, whose translation MSNTSHERNNILGAGYAEHTQPYDMYIEKMDSYLFRIQNEGIAKYTSMDADNLEVLKAGDFIIVPPGRPYRLMINPQVQLDQTKRVYSFDYFLFLKGAWIDQWAQKMERPSKLKVPLNQGIITYFRQLTHEHLRRGDESKEICDHLSKALCLTIDCIISNQLSFNGHFFIACQMKQFIEKNITTPFKVEDVAKHVNLSVSRTTTLFKMAFGKSIIQYTLDLRLDIARERIMLGHYHLQHLAESCGFQNYNYFYKVFKKKFNLSPKEFRAKYYHSLD comes from the coding sequence ATGTCTAATACTTCTCATGAGAGAAACAACATATTAGGAGCCGGATATGCTGAACACACACAGCCATATGATATGTATATAGAAAAGATGGATAGTTACTTGTTCAGGATACAGAATGAAGGAATTGCTAAATACACCTCAATGGATGCAGATAACCTAGAAGTGCTTAAAGCAGGGGATTTTATCATTGTTCCCCCAGGTCGCCCATATAGATTAATGATTAATCCCCAGGTGCAACTTGATCAGACAAAGAGAGTGTATAGCTTCGATTATTTTCTGTTTCTGAAGGGGGCATGGATAGACCAATGGGCACAAAAAATGGAACGCCCATCCAAGCTAAAAGTGCCTTTAAACCAAGGTATTATTACTTATTTCCGTCAGCTAACCCACGAACATTTAAGACGTGGAGACGAAAGCAAAGAAATCTGTGATCACTTATCAAAAGCGCTCTGCCTGACGATCGATTGTATAATATCCAACCAACTGTCCTTTAATGGTCATTTCTTTATCGCTTGTCAAATGAAACAATTTATTGAGAAAAATATCACTACCCCATTTAAAGTTGAGGATGTTGCCAAACACGTAAACTTAAGCGTTTCTCGTACGACTACATTATTTAAAATGGCATTTGGTAAAAGCATTATTCAATACACGTTAGACCTTCGTTTAGATATAGCTCGCGAACGCATTATGCTTGGACACTACCATCTCCAACATCTCGCAGAATCTTGTGGCTTTCAAAATTACAATTACTTTTATAAAGTATTCAAAAAGAAGTTTAACCTCTCTCCTAAAGAGTTTCGCGCCAAATATTATCATTCTTTAGATTAA